ATTGACGAAACACTTGAACAACTTAGTAATCAAAGATCCGAGATAGAACATGTAGCAGAGTTAGTACAAGATTTTTTCTTAAAGATTTTTGAAACTGATGATAAGTTTTTAAATATTTCTAAAAGAGTGAAGTCTGAAGATAGTCTAAAAGAGAAGATTTTAAGACAAAACTATTTTCTAAGATATAGAACGCCCGAGACAGTAATAGACAAGATGGCGGATTTAATAGGTGTAAGAATTGAATGTAGATTCATTAGAGATGAGTCAAGTATTTACGAAAGTCTTGTAAGTATTTTTGATCTACAGGCTTCGGAAGGTTATTTTCACAGTAGAGAAGATGAATGCATCCAACTGAGAATCAGAGAAACGCAACCACAAAAGCAGCACAATGGATTCGAAATATACAAAATTGATGGAAGGTATAAATCAGATGAGTATAATTACCACTTTGAACTTCAGATTAAATCCTTCGTCAATATATTTTGGGGAGATATAGACCATAGGATACTTTATAAAAACTTTTCATATGTAGTTACAGAAGATTTCATCAGAGAGATGATGTATTCTATAAAAGACAATCTTGAGATGGTCGATACTCAGCTTATGGTTGTCTATAACCATCTATACGATATAGAAAAGAATGATTTAGAGGTTACCAAAACTCAGCTTAAAAAGTTAGTATCCAAGCTGATACATGATATCTTCGTGATGAGGTTTAAAGCAAATACCGGAATAATTTTGGACTTTAGAAAACCAATAGAATTAATAGTAGATTATATCTTTGCAAAAGCCCATTATGCAAGAGAGCTGGAGGATTCAGAGTACTTTGTAAAACTCATGAATAAGATTAACCAAGTAAGTAAAGAAGAACTGGCATTTGGTGACTATATAGAGCTTGGGCAAGTCGATTTAATGAAGGGACAGTTTTGTGAGAAGTTCGGTA
The sequence above is a segment of the Peptoniphilaceae bacterium AMB_02 genome. Coding sequences within it:
- a CDS encoding GTP pyrophosphokinase, with the translated sequence MKLQVFDFIDETLEQLSNQRSEIEHVAELVQDFFLKIFETDDKFLNISKRVKSEDSLKEKILRQNYFLRYRTPETVIDKMADLIGVRIECRFIRDESSIYESLVSIFDLQASEGYFHSREDECIQLRIRETQPQKQHNGFEIYKIDGRYKSDEYNYHFELQIKSFVNIFWGDIDHRILYKNFSYVVTEDFIREMMYSIKDNLEMVDTQLMVVYNHLYDIEKNDLEVTKTQLKKLVSKLIHDIFVMRFKANTGIILDFRKPIELIVDYIFAKAHYARELEDSEYFVKLMNKINQVSKEELAFGDYIELGQVDLMKGQFCEKFGKGIESIMNLDLKWNLILSIIFELEGGDRGAEFINFIEYIVFTIIYRVRTAVKKFEIDDREADIIINKLTEEVFEYICQEYNADFFSLNNMRLLEKLVIEFMMEVDSPVYLREKDYRRFRQRLAKEAEM